A window of Clupea harengus chromosome 24, Ch_v2.0.2, whole genome shotgun sequence genomic DNA:
TTCCGTCTTTCCGTGTGCTATTTATAGTGACGGTGCATATTTCGCTCCGTCACATTACCCCTCCTCAAGGATTTTCGTCCTCGAAAACCCGAGAAAGGTAATCCGCCGTTGTGTTCTCAGGTCCAGCCCTGTACCGGACTTCGAAGTTGAAGGGCTGCAGTGCTAGGTACCACCGGGTGACCCTGGAGTTGGTATCCTTCATCCGGTGTAGCCATTTCAAAGCACGGTGGTCCGTCTCCAGGATGAAGTCCTTCCCCATCAAGTAGTACTTCAGCGAGTCCACGGCCCACTTTAACGCCAAGCACTCCTTCTCCACGGTGGAATACCGGAGTTCCCTCGGGAAGAGCTTCCGGCTGAGGTACACCACCGGCTTTTGTTCTCCTACCTCCCcctgcagcagcacagcacCAAGGCCCACTCCAGACGCGTCCGTCTGCACGGTGAACGGCTGGCTGAAGTCAGGGTTCTGTAAAATAGGGTCACTGCACAAACAACTTCTCAAATCATTAAAAGCTTTGTCACAGTCTTCAGACCACACCACCTGATTTGGACTGGACTTACGGGTCAATTCAATCAAAGGGGCTGCCCTATTGGAAAAGTTCTCAACAAACCTTCTATACCAGCCCACAACACCCAGAAAAGAGCGCACTTGCTTCTTCGTGGTTGGTCTGGGGGTTTCCAGAATGGCACTGACCTTGCTGAGCTGAGGCTTCACGGTGCCTCCACCGATGACATACCCCAGGTATTTCACCTCTGCTTGAGCCAGGGCACACTTTTTGGGGTTCACTGTCAGTCCTGCGGCCTGGATCCTCCTCAGCACCTCCTGGACATGGGTCAGATGGTCCTCCCAGGTGTGACTGAAGACCACCACATCGTCAAGGTACGCTGACGCGTACTCCCGAGCCCCCTCCAGCACCTTATCCATAAGGCGCTGAAATGTggctggcgccccctgcaggccaaAAGGCATCATGGTGTACTGATAGAAACCAAAGGGAGTTCTGAACGCCGTCAGTTCTTTGGTGTCCGCAGCCAGGGGTACCTGCCAATATCCCTTGCTGAGGTCCAGGGTAGTCAGGTACTTTGCACAACCCAACCGATCAATCAGCTCATCGACCCTAGGCATAGGATACGGGTCAAAAGCAGATATCGAATTCAACTTTCTAAAATCCATGCAAAATCTCATGGTTCCATCCTTCTTAGGAACTAGCACAATTGGGCATGACCATTCACTGTGGGAGGGCTCAATGATGCCCATCTCCAACATGGTCTCCACCTCTTGCCTGATTTTCGGGAGGAGCTGAGCAGGGATGCGGTATCCTGGCAACCTCACCGGTCCTGGTGCCTTGAGCCTGATGTGGTGCTCCACCAGCGGCGTCCGCCCTGGAGTCTCCGTGAAAAGCCCCTCTGGGATACACGCCTCCAGCTCCTGTTGGCACCCTGGGGAGAGATGGGACAGATCTGACCTCACCTCATGTCCTTGCTCCACCGGGAAAAACTGCTcgtcctgctcctcttcctcgtccacTCTCCTGGCCAAGAGATGATGCGCCACTGCTGCCTCCCTAGGACGCCACTCCTTCAGCATGTTGACATGGAAGATTTGCTTCCCCTTCCTTCTTCCTGGCATAAGAATTTCATACGTTACCGTGCCTACCTTCCGCTCCACTGTGAAGGGTCCTTGCCACTTCGCCAGGAGACTGCTCTCAGCGGTTGGTAGCAACAGCAACACTTGTTGTCCAGGCTTGAATGTGCGTTCCCTCGCCGTCTGGTCATACCAGCGCTTCTGCACTGCCTGGGCCGTCCTCATATTCTCTTGAACCTGTTCTGCAAGAGACTCCATTTTATTGCGCATTTTCAGTACATATGAAAGGATGTTCATACCTTGCTGGGGTTGCTGGCCTTCCCACGCCTCCTTGAGGATGTCCAGTGGACCTCTCACCTGCCTCCCATACAAGAGCTCAAATGGGGAGAAGCCTGTTGAAGCCTGTGGGACTTCTCGATAGGCAAAAAGGAGGTATGGCAGCCATTCGTCCCAGTCAGCACCTGAATCTGCCACAAACTTGCGCAACATATTCTTTAAGGTTTGATTAAATCTTTCCACCAGCCCATCAGTTTGAGGATGATAGGGGGTGGTTTTGATTGCTTTGATGCCCAGGTACTGATAAACCTGCTTGAGCAACTTGGATGTAAAGTTGGTGCCCTGGTCTGTCAGTACCTCCTGTGGAATCCCCACCCTGGTGACCAGTTGCAGCAATGCATTGGCTACCTGTCTGGCTTTGATGTGTCGGAGGGGGAATGCCTCTGGGTACTTTGTGGCATAATCCATAATAACCAGGATGTAGCGGTTGCCTCTCCGGCTGCGCTCCAGGGGACCCACGATATCCATAGCAATCCTACTAAAAGGAACTTCAATAATAGGCATAGGTATTAGTGGCACTCTGTTACCTTTGCGGCCTGGCGCTACCAGTTGGCACTGTGGACAGGTCTTGCAAAACTCAATGAGGTCTGTGTACATATTGGGCCAATAAAATCTTCTGGCAACCCTCTCCCACGTCTTGTTTTGCCCCAGGTGACCTGACCACGGCACAGAGTGTCCCAGCCCTAACACGGTGGCCCGGAGTGATTTAGGTACAACCAGCTGCTCTCCTCCATCTGCATGGCGATACAAGATCCCTTGCTTCAGTCTGAACTTGGCTGATTCTCCATTTCCCTCCGAGTCTGCACATAAGTCTTTAAAGCAGTTATTAAGTGTCTCATCTGAATTCTGCAGCTCTCTGACGTTAGGTGGCAAGGTAAAGGAGTTATGCTCACCTGGGTCAGGCGCTGGGAGCGTCTCATGGACCTTCGTCCCTCTGAACCGGTCCTGTCTCCGCTGACTCCTGGTCTTCGGCACCTTAAATGGAGGTTCAAAAAATGGCAATGCATCCCATAAcccatctttctccatctccttggCTTTGGACCTCGTCACAGCCACATTACAGGACTTCACCGGCTCCACCAGCTCCAACAGCCCTGGGAGGTCTCTTCCCAACACCACTGGATATGGTAAGTGCTCGACCACCCCCACCGACACCAGATACTCCTGCTCTCCAATTTGCATGTAAATGTCAGCAGTAGGATAAGTCATAACATCTCCATGTACACAGCGTATCTTAACAGTGTGTTCTATATGGATTGCATCTTCTGGGACCCACTTAGCCCCCACTAGGGTTTGGCTGCTACCCGTGTCAACCAGAGCTTTAAGCTGCTCCTCCTTAATGGTCACTTCCACCACGGACTCCCACTGTTCCTCAAGACAATCAGTGATGCCATCGTTTGGCCTGCAACATACCTGGCCATCCTTAGGCTTTCGAAGAGGGCAATTGGGCTTGATGTGGCCTGCCTGACCACAGTGATAACAAACCCACTCTTCACGGTTGGTCTGTATGGGCCGCTCCCACTTCTGCTCACGCCACTTCTGCTCACGCCCCGTCTGTCCAGCCTCTGTCCTGCCTGATGTTGGTGCATTGTATGGACGGCTTGGGCCTGGCGTTGGTGCATTGTATGGCCGGCTTGGCCCCAACTTGTATGGTCTTGAGCCTCTTTGCGCTAACATGAAGGCATCTGCCAGACTGACCGCTTCTTTGGCAGTTCTGGGGTTGTGCTTCCTAATCCACAGACGCACTTCACTATTCACCATTTGGAGAAACTGCTCAAGGATAAGCAACTCACCAATCTCTTCTTTGGAATGAGCTCTTGGGCACACCCATTTCTCATAAAGCTCCTTGAGCCTAACATACAGTTCCTTGGGTGTTTCATCTGGCCGCACATCCCATGAGCGAAAGCGCTGCCTGTATGTCTCTGGGTTAATCTCAAATTTGTCTAAGATTGCTATCTTGACTTTATCATAGTCCATTGTCTCTTCAAAGTCCATGGCTATATAAGCTGCCTTAGCCTTACCCGTAAGCAACGGGACTAAGTGCATTGCCCACTCTGCTCTAGGGCAACCACTTGCACTGGCTATTCGCTCAAAGCCAATCAAAAAATGTTCAATGTCTTCCCCTTACACATATTTTTGCATTCTTGGACCCCTCCAGCCAGAAACAAAAAGAAGTTGGGGGTAACCCTCTTCCACAGGGCTCCCCATGTCACGCTGAAAAGAACCAGACGTATGCATACCTGCTCCCCAATGCGTCACTGGAACAGTTATTCCACCTCCCACGCTCCTCCCTGGTGTACTGGCAGTTGCTGGCATCCCTTGAGACCCTCCTAGGCCCAATGGTGCGGTGTTGGTCGCTGCTGCTGCGGTCCCCCTTACCGGAGCTAATCCATGGGTGGCTGTTGCCTGTCCTGGCGCcggagctgtgtgtgctgctgtcgcACCCCCTGCTGCAAGTTGTGCCCTCTGCACGGTTGTCTGGTCCTGGGGAATCCTCAGGCCCGTCACCTGGTCCTGGCCTGCTTGTCTTGACGAGGGACTGGTTACCGTAGAGACTGGAGCCGATGCCGACAAACCTCTTCCTGCCGTGGCTCTCTCCTGTCGGTCCCGAGTCACCTCCCCTTGAAAAAGCACAAACTGATGATGCAGGCTTTTCCATCTTTGTTCCTGCCGAGCAAGTTCATGCTCATGTCGCTGCTCTTGCAATTTCTGACTTGTCAGGAAATTTCTAAACATAACCCTTAAGTCTGTTAATGCTTCATCTTCACCATCAGATGGCGGCATATCCACCGGAGGCGCTCTCTCTTCGGCCCTCGTCTGGCGTCTGCCCCTCCTGGAAGCcatcttgtacacaatccacGGTTGTACTGCCCCCTAGCCACTGGGAGTTTTTTCGCTGCCACCAAATGTGAAGTCGAGtgttgagcggcagaggcagtaaccagTAGAAAGCGTTCAAGTAAGCCAaaaaggtgcagatttattcatgctgccggcaggtgaacagacaagacgcactttacatttaacagaactaactttcccaacacaaacaaataaaaatagtagTTCTACTGACTTGCAATAAATAGCTTAATTGATTAGGACAgtcatcctctcacctcagaggaCAAAGCTAGACTGCCTGCCATTACCTGGATGCAGGTTATATTCACCCTAACCCCTCCTCCCAGGAGTTAACCATTATACTTTaatcaattatctaaacagacatATCTTTTTACTCTTAACCATGTATCATGCATACAATACTTTACATTGAGCATCAtcatatgcacaaacatattACTTTGGCTTCTGACAGCCAGTTACAATGTCCTTTTTCCATACGGACGAAAACCCCCGTCTCAAGTGGAACCGTCCATTATTTCCCGCTTCTGCGTGAATAAGGAAGATGTTTCCATATGCGCTCTGCTTCGGTTAGTTGCCGGTTAGACTGCAGGTGAGCTCCGCGATTTAATTGCACTTTCCTTTTTGTCCCATGCGTGCTCATTCTCACAGGCTCATAGTCCACCAAGCACTCCCTCTAACGTTCGCTGCACACTTATTAATTAACCGTAACAAATCTTCCGTCTTTCCGTGTGCTATTTATAGTGACGGTGCATATTTCGCtccgtcacagtgtgtgtgtgtgtgtgtgtgagtgtgtgtgtgtgtgtgtgtgtctgggtgtgggGGTGCGGGTGCCTGCATCACCACAGGAATCCACCAGAGAAACAGATCAGTGAAATCTGGTAAGCCTAGATGGACAGGCAGCCCTGTTGTCATTTGTATGCAGTCTTCATTGGGCTCTTCCCTAACTGACTGGCATGTATTCAATTGTAGCTCGTCATCAATTTGATATATTTgatatgtatctgtgtttacCTCATTTGTTATAGTATGGCATGTTATGGTAGAATACCTCTCATGAATTCAAAGCTGAGTTTTTCATCTATTCCTTagtctcacacagcacagcactgagtGTCCTACACATTTGCAAAATCCGATTGTGAATTGTACatgatttttatttttcccCTTTGGGAATGCCTCTTTTGACATTgattaaacattaaaaatatTCACAATATGTAACCTACTGCTCCTTGGTTTGTTGCAGTAGTAAATCAGTGTCATAAATGATATGAAATCAGATGCCAATAGTGCCTTGGGACTAGTGTTGTCAtggtgtgtgtcatgctgttatgaatgaaagaaaagagagtaACTGAACGGCACCACTATTGTCAgtttgacatctttttttttgtattcatcatacaacaacacattttgtttgtttgtgtgtttgtatgtaaatgaGCCAGAATTTCACCTCAAAGTGAAGTCCATGACCCCACTTGTCAGGGCTTCTTGTTCACATGGAATCCCTCTCTACAGTGATCTACAggcgccacctagtggtgaACTGCACCATTATACCCATGAGTCAAGCGGTCCTTTCCCTGCTACAGTGCAGTCTTTAATGAATATCTTTTCTTGTATCTTAAACTCACGAGGATTCATGACATCCTTTACCCTACTTACTTGAATTGATAAAATAAACTATAATAAGACTGATAACTTGTTTAAACACTGTTACATTTGTTGTGTCTCCAGTCAAAACGACCAGgcctttaaaatgaatgtccGAGACTGTAACAGTCAGCCGCGGCTCGTCCGTATAGGCTAGGTCTATTATACTATACACTACTATGCAGGAATCACCTAACATGGTTGTATAGTTATCAACACATAGGCCTAGGCTATGAATAATTTGacttacatttaggctatctGAATAAAAATTACGGCGATCAGAATTTGGATACGTTACAGTTCGTATTGACAGTGCTTTGGCATTCACATGGACAAATAATGAAGTTGCATTAAACACGCTAACTTGTCTAAGTCATCTTACTTCCTCATGTTCGTTTATCATGCCCCAGCTCACAAAACGTGCCGAAAAGGAAGCCACCACATCTTGCCATTCATCTCATATCCCAACGCATTTAAAAACACGAAGGGGTATTGATTATTGCATCATGGACCAATCATTGGTACACCGCCATGCTTCTCAATTTGCCTAGAAAACAACTTAAATCCACCTAATCTAATCAACAGAAAAAATGTTACAATGAAACGATACAATCATCATTGAAATTATGAAGCGCATCACACAGCTCAGTTCACTTCGCACTAGCCTATCACATCGTGCGTTAGTAAGTAGTTAGCGCTCCGAAGTGCAGACGGTGGTTGCGACGCTTTCTGAACACACTTTAGAATGTCAGTGTGTCGACGGACATTCGTGACCGACATTTTCGCTCCCGACTCAGAATTTGGATACGTTTCAGTTTGTATTGACAGTGCTTTGGCATTCACATGACCAAATAATGAAGTTGCATTAAACACGCTACCTAAACATCAGCTTACTTCTCATGCTCTGTTCACTTCGCACTAGCCTATCACATCGTGCATAGACTTGGTAAGTAGTTAGCGCTCCGAAGTGCAGACCGTGGTTGCGACGCTTTCTGAACACACTTTAGAATGTCAGTGTGGCGACGGACATTCTTGACTGACATTTTCGCTCCCAACTGCTCAGCCAAAGATTCATAAGCGATGCTGAGACAGACCCAATGTTAGGATGAGCTCTCTTCCCAGAAACAAAGTTCCAACATCAATTACTCTCGAGGTAATGTTAAGTTACCTCATGTTAAATGTAAAGCACCTCTCAGACCATTTACTGTTATTAGCATTTAAAAGGCCAAGCAGGTTTTGACGGGTATTTACTTTGTCCTAAAACTCCTGGATACAACTTTTTTCAAGCAGTGCTTAGTCTGCTCTCGGACTACCATACTATTTCGTTGAACTGGGCGTTGATATGgagaaaataatataaaatgtaatttctaAATTGttggcatagtctatttaaaaAATCAGCCGCTAAACAGAAGACAAAACATAGCCTACCTGCAACTTGGTGAAGCAGAAAAAAGTAGGATATTCCTGAGATTTTTCATTTATATGCCAACGTCATTAACTCCCTCTGTAGCCTACCCCGTGGGCCACATCCAGTTAGATTCAAAAGTGGCAGTTTGATGTCAACCTCTGTGTTTACAGATAATTGCAGCGTCACAAGCAGACTGTATTATAAGCAGATGTCTTATAAGAAACATACAGTATGCGTTGCTGAGACAGACCCAGTGTTAAGTCTGTGCAGATGAGCTCTCCTCCCAAAGCCACATTACATGTAACAAAGTTTGAGAGCATGGCTTTACAAGTCCCATCGGTAAGGCACAACATCAACTCCTCCTGAAGTAATGTTCAGCTATGACTACTTAAtatgacaggggagagaggcaggctTCATTACCAAGCCCCCCTCAGACCATTGACTGTTCAAAGCATTTGAAAGGCCAAGCCACTGATGTTGTGGtgagcatgcagacagacacacagacacaggcacacagacacacagcaccacaaagatggagaggagatggaagTCCACACAATAAGTGTCGCTCattttattgattattgtacacaggcacacagacacacaggcacacaggcacacagacacagagacacagagacacacaggcaggcatgcacacagacacacatagctTCTTCTTACTACCAAATTGAAGTAAATTATTTTAAACGGCAGAAGTCTACTTAAAACCACTGGCAGCTGGCTGGCTGGATTGTTTAATGTGCTAAACAAATATCCAGCACTTAAGGCAATCACACAGAGGTCTAAATGGTTCAGCaatacaaagaaagaaaaaactctGGTGCTGTAAGGGATTCAGTAATGGTTAACAGTTTTCAGATTTCAGGAGAAGCAAGTAGTAAAAAACTATGTGTGGTCAATGTGTtggcacaatcacacacagaactgtccGAGTAAAAGAACATACTCCTTCACATCAACAAATATTTatgctgtgtttgttaatgattaaCAGCAGTTACCTCAATGTGACCGCTCTCACAGATGACTTCTATAAACTAATGACATCATATCAAACACCTGTCTGCATTCCCTTATTACCTGCAGGTAAGGTGTATCATGTATATCATACAATTAACTTCATGGAAGAAAGTATGCAAATATCTGTCCCACAAAAGCTTTCCATAAAGCTCGCAAACTACAACCGCTCACATAAAAATCACAGCACCTTATAGCTCAGCACGAATATGTAGAATAATCTCCACATGCATAAACAGTAGAAGAGGCAGTGTCTAAAACATGTGTCTCAGTTGCTGAGCTGACAGCGCGGAGATTAAGGTATGACCGCTGTGGGTTTCCTGTGGTGAGAGTAGACCAGGGCCCACTCAGCCAAGGCCCTTGATGTTTTCATGTTATTTCTACAGGCGTTTAATGTCAGCCATTTTGCAAGCTTGAGCATTGAGAGGAAAACTGTGAAGAAGCATTACACAAAATGGTGGCCAAGGCCCACTGATGCCCAAAATGGGGACTACTGCTAGTACGGCCATACTGCAAAGCAAAAGTAAGTGGAGCTGTAGTTCCAcagtttgtctgtatgtatgcatattcaTTTCCATAGTGTAataatatacatgtatatgatcTTTTGTTGTTTGAAATGCTACATTCATAGCACACAAATAGGTATTGTAAAGGACACTTGTGCcatgtattttgtaattt
This region includes:
- the LOC116219098 gene encoding uncharacterized protein LOC116219098 translates to MHLVPLLTGKAKAAYIAMDFEETMDYDKVKIAILDKFEINPETYRQRFRSWDVRPDETPKELYVRLKELYEKWVCPRAHSKEEIGELLILEQFLQMVNSEVRLWIRKHNPRTAKEAVSLADAFMLAQRGSRPYKLGPSRPYNAPTPGPSRPYNAPTSGRTEAGQTGREQKWREQKWERPIQTNREEWVCYHCGQAGHIKPNCPLRKPKDGQVCCRPNDGITDCLEEQWESVVEVTIKEEQLKALVDTGSSQTLVGAKWVPEDAIHIEHTVKIRCVHGDVMTYPTADIYMQIGEQEYLVSVGVVEHLPYPVVLGRDLPGLLELVEPVKSCNVAVTRSKAKEMEKDGLWDALPFFEPPFKVPKTRSQRRQDRFRGTKVHETLPAPDPGEHNSFTLPPNVRELQNSDETLNNCFKDLCADSEGNGESAKFRLKQGILYRHADGGEQLVVPKSLRATVLGLGHSVPWSGHLGQNKTWERVARRFYWPNMYTDLIEFCKTCPQCQLVAPGRKGNRVPLIPMPIIEVPFSRIAMDIVGPLERSRRGNRYILVIMDYATKYPEAFPLRHIKARQVANALLQLVTRVGIPQEVLTDQGTNFTSKLLKQVYQYLGIKAIKTTPYHPQTDGLVERFNQTLKNMLRKFVADSGADWDEWLPYLLFAYREVPQASTGFSPFELLYGRQVRGPLDILKEAWEGQQPQQGMNILSYVLKMRNKMESLAEQVQENMRTAQAVQKRWYDQTARERTFKPGQQVLLLLPTAESSLLAKWQGPFTVERKVGTVTYEILMPGRRKGKQIFHVNMLKEWRPREAAVAHHLLARRVDEEEEQDEQFFPVEQGHEVRSDLSHLSPGCQQELEACIPEGLFTETPGRTPLVEHHIRLKAPGPVRLPGYRIPAQLLPKIRQEVETMLEMGIIEPSHSEWSCPIVLVPKKDGTMRFCMDFRKLNSISAFDPYPMPRVDELIDRLGCAKYLTTLDLSKGYWQVPLAADTKELTAFRTPFGFYQYTMMPFGLQGAPATFQRLMDKVLEGAREYASAYLDDVVVFSHTWEDHLTHVQEVLRRIQAAGLTVNPKKCALAQAEVKYLGYVIGGGTVKPQLSKVSAILETPRPTTKKQVRSFLGVVGWYRRFVENFSNRAAPLIELTRKSSPNQVVWSEDCDKAFNDLRSCLCSDPILQNPDFSQPFTVQTDASGVGLGAVLLQGEVGEQKPVVYLSRKLFPRELRYSTVEKECLALKWAVDSLKYYLMGKDFILETDHRALKWLHRMKDTNSRVTRWYLALQPFNFEVRYRAGPENTTADYLSRVFEDENP